Proteins from one Pseudomonadota bacterium genomic window:
- a CDS encoding transporter, which yields MSDSIFHRAMINTLKGKCRLAHRFAMCAAVFAAIPVWADLARDARTTRIVREEGNLVIENALQFEKDRDGKAITFETGIQYAPSDRIQLLLEPVLWERQMPEDESDASGIGDTDFTVAYLAIGAEGPWPAVVLAAKVKIPSADNREIGTGKADYSASVISGKEFGELDLNLELEYETFGSPAGEDLKDQFIYTFSLDYGVTENLSFFAEVFGNTSPADGEDGSSAVLAGVEYDIEINKHVNPFISVEVDTDELITAKVGLEYAW from the coding sequence ATGTCTGACTCCATATTCCACCGCGCAATGATCAACACATTGAAAGGGAAATGCCGACTTGCGCATCGCTTCGCGATGTGCGCCGCCGTGTTCGCGGCGATCCCGGTATGGGCCGATCTTGCCCGTGATGCCAGGACCACCCGTATCGTGCGCGAGGAGGGAAATCTGGTCATCGAAAATGCATTACAATTTGAAAAAGACAGAGACGGCAAGGCGATTACCTTCGAAACGGGGATTCAGTATGCCCCGAGCGATCGCATTCAGCTTCTTCTGGAGCCGGTCTTGTGGGAGCGGCAGATGCCGGAGGATGAATCCGACGCTAGTGGAATCGGGGACACGGATTTCACCGTGGCCTATCTGGCCATCGGGGCGGAGGGCCCGTGGCCGGCGGTCGTGCTGGCGGCGAAAGTTAAAATCCCCAGCGCCGACAACCGGGAGATCGGCACCGGTAAGGCCGACTATTCCGCTTCCGTTATCTCCGGAAAGGAATTCGGCGAATTGGATTTGAACCTGGAGCTTGAGTACGAAACGTTTGGCTCCCCGGCAGGAGAGGACTTGAAGGACCAGTTCATCTATACCTTCTCCCTCGATTATGGCGTAACCGAGAACTTGAGTTTCTTTGCGGAAGTCTTCGGGAACACCTCCCCGGCCGACGGCGAGGATGGCTCCTCCGCCGTCCTGGCGGGCGTGGAATACGACATCGAAATCAACAAACACGTGAACCCCTTCATATCTGTTGAGGTTGACACGGACGAATTGATCACCGCCAAGGTGGGTTTGGAATACGCGTGGTAA
- a CDS encoding CHAT domain-containing tetratricopeptide repeat protein yields MRKFEQAHDRQGSARTLGNLGIVLKDQGRYPQSLDHHRRALAILEDLGDRSGQATVLINLGNTYESLGEYFKAEAAFLTALNTVKALGDSADEALVRSNLGGIYAKTGEYEKAISQYQESVAIAKRINDRSGKAYALNNLGSAHHVQGHLRKALRYYTESLALAREVRDARLQAEIITNLGTAEEDRRHSKPAIRHHQDAFKLAAQVGDRRLQAIALNNLGHAYFGARDFAQAEQSLRKAVALYDSLRPGLADSAKVSIFDTQVLTYNLLQQVLVARNKHSDALEASEQGRSRVFVEQLAQRLSSGSAPAISPPSIKQIARIAREHQATLVEYSLIPEDAFKVQGKLRGRAGTLYIWVVQPGGEIGFRSLDLTTKNVALSDFVGQMRNALGLRGRGGSGTDGRIATDDDGHPLRELHEVLIDPIVDLLPADPAATVVFIPHETLFLVPFPALEDNSGRYLVDRHTILTAPSIQLLDLTQQRRKRIRSLHLERALVVGNPSPMPKVSAYPDEPPIQLEPLLGSEQEAIAVARILNTEPVINAKATKASVISRMAKARIIHLATHGILDDFPGKDMPGAVALAPSGSDDGLLTAEEILNMELKTELVVLSACDTGRGHISGDGVIGLSRSVIVAGAPSVVVSLWKVPDTATSVLMTRFYGYLREGHDKSVALRQAMLDTKQRYPKPRDWAAFTLVGEAQ; encoded by the coding sequence TTGCGCAAATTCGAACAGGCACACGATAGGCAGGGTTCGGCACGCACGCTCGGGAATCTCGGCATCGTATTAAAAGACCAAGGCCGATACCCGCAATCCCTGGATCACCACCGGCGGGCTCTCGCCATTCTGGAAGACCTGGGCGACCGTTCGGGCCAGGCCACGGTTTTGATTAATCTCGGCAATACCTACGAGAGTTTAGGCGAGTATTTCAAAGCGGAAGCGGCTTTTCTAACAGCGTTGAACACCGTGAAGGCGCTCGGCGATTCCGCCGACGAAGCCCTAGTCCGTAGCAACTTGGGCGGTATTTATGCTAAGACAGGCGAGTACGAAAAAGCGATCTCGCAATACCAAGAAAGCGTCGCGATTGCAAAGAGGATCAACGATCGCAGCGGAAAAGCTTACGCGCTGAATAACCTTGGCTCAGCGCATCATGTTCAAGGACACCTCCGAAAAGCGCTGCGCTATTATACGGAAAGCTTGGCTCTCGCAAGAGAAGTCCGCGATGCGCGCCTCCAGGCCGAGATTATAACCAACCTCGGGACGGCCGAAGAAGACCGGCGGCATTCTAAGCCGGCCATTCGGCATCACCAGGACGCGTTTAAGCTAGCGGCGCAGGTTGGGGATCGGCGTCTACAAGCCATCGCACTCAATAACCTCGGTCATGCCTATTTTGGTGCACGGGATTTTGCACAAGCCGAGCAGTCTCTCCGCAAGGCCGTCGCCTTATACGATTCGTTACGGCCGGGGCTTGCCGACAGTGCGAAGGTGTCGATCTTTGATACTCAGGTGCTGACTTACAATTTACTCCAGCAAGTATTAGTTGCCCGAAACAAACATAGTGACGCCCTCGAAGCTTCCGAACAAGGTCGGTCGCGGGTTTTCGTCGAGCAGCTAGCGCAAAGGTTATCATCGGGATCCGCGCCTGCGATCTCGCCACCAAGCATCAAACAAATCGCGCGGATAGCCCGCGAGCACCAAGCGACTTTAGTGGAATATTCGCTCATTCCAGAAGATGCATTTAAGGTTCAAGGTAAGCTTCGCGGGCGGGCGGGTACGCTCTACATCTGGGTCGTACAACCGGGTGGGGAAATAGGTTTTCGGTCTCTAGATCTGACGACTAAAAACGTCGCCCTTTCTGATTTCGTTGGACAGATGCGAAACGCGCTGGGGCTCCGCGGGCGAGGCGGTTCGGGGACGGATGGTCGGATCGCGACCGACGACGATGGTCATCCCTTGCGCGAGCTGCACGAGGTGCTGATCGATCCGATAGTCGATTTGTTACCGGCGGATCCCGCTGCGACGGTTGTTTTCATCCCGCACGAAACGTTGTTTCTGGTGCCTTTTCCCGCACTGGAAGATAACTCCGGCAGGTATCTCGTCGATCGCCATACCATTCTCACGGCACCCTCGATTCAACTCCTTGACTTGACACAGCAACGGCGGAAGCGGATCCGCAGTCTACATCTTGAAAGAGCACTCGTCGTGGGGAATCCGTCGCCTATGCCAAAGGTTTCGGCGTATCCCGACGAACCACCCATACAACTTGAACCCCTTCTTGGGAGCGAACAAGAGGCGATCGCTGTAGCGAGGATCTTAAATACAGAACCTGTGATTAATGCGAAAGCAACCAAAGCCTCGGTAATTTCCCGGATGGCCAAGGCGCGGATTATTCACTTAGCAACCCACGGAATACTGGATGATTTCCCCGGCAAAGATATGCCGGGTGCCGTGGCGCTTGCGCCCTCAGGCTCTGACGATGGCCTGTTGACGGCTGAAGAGATCCTAAATATGGAACTCAAAACTGAACTCGTAGTTTTAAGCGCGTGTGACACGGGCCGCGGCCATATTTCGGGCGATGGCGTCATTGGTCTCTCGCGATCGGTGATCGTAGCGGGTGCCCCGAGTGTTGTCGTCTCTCTATGGAAAGTCCCGGATACAGCGACGTCGGTACTCATGACGAGATTCTACGGATATTTGCGCGAGGGCCACGACAAATCCGTCGCGCTACGCCAAGCGATGCTGGATACTAAACAGCGCTACCCAAAGCCCCGCGACTGGGCGGCTTTCACTTTGGTCGGTGAAGCTCAATAG
- a CDS encoding efflux transporter outer membrane subunit codes for MWRFALVCSLATLLSGCAAVGPDYVRPEVDTPQAWRVGYQEAAGMADTRWWEQFGDPVLTQLIATALLENYDVRIGAARVEQFLGQLKTARSGFFPQIGAAVAGGGQRDSETGPGAFPSNLSNPFGFYEAQVNASWEIDIFGRIRRATEAAQAQVLAAEDTRRAVILSVVTNVASSYIVLRALDRQLEIARATGRNYGKTKRIFDLRFKEGIVAQVDVAQIQSQYQEALAAIPAFERQIALQENLLSILLGRNPAPIVRGRALAQLAIPGIPAGLPSALLERRPDIGAAEQDLIAANAQIGVARSFYFPTISLTSLLGTASASLSNLFTGPASIWVLSAAAAAPLFTFGNIEGQVQAVEAAQRQAVERYRQTIQGAFREVNDALIGTQKSREELIARGLRVAALKDFARLSQQRFDEGVTGYLEVLVAQNDLFDAELQHAQIQAESLTQLVNVYKAMGGGWVLEAEKIAPAVPRQG; via the coding sequence ATGTGGCGATTCGCGCTTGTCTGTTCCCTTGCAACCTTGCTGTCGGGGTGCGCTGCCGTTGGCCCCGATTACGTGCGTCCGGAGGTCGATACCCCGCAGGCATGGCGGGTCGGCTACCAGGAGGCGGCGGGGATGGCCGACACCCGCTGGTGGGAGCAGTTCGGCGATCCGGTGCTGACCCAACTCATCGCGACCGCGCTCCTCGAGAACTACGACGTTCGCATCGGCGCGGCGCGTGTGGAACAGTTCCTCGGCCAGCTCAAAACGGCGCGCTCCGGATTCTTCCCGCAGATCGGCGCTGCGGTGGCCGGGGGTGGCCAGCGCGATTCCGAGACCGGTCCCGGCGCGTTCCCCTCGAACCTCAGCAATCCCTTCGGCTTCTACGAGGCCCAGGTCAACGCGAGCTGGGAGATCGATATCTTCGGTCGCATCCGGCGCGCCACCGAAGCGGCCCAGGCGCAGGTGCTGGCGGCCGAGGACACACGCCGTGCGGTGATCCTCTCGGTGGTGACCAATGTGGCCTCGAGCTACATCGTGCTCCGGGCGCTCGACCGCCAGCTCGAGATCGCACGCGCCACCGGCCGCAACTACGGTAAGACCAAGCGGATCTTCGACCTGCGCTTCAAGGAGGGGATCGTCGCTCAAGTCGACGTCGCCCAGATACAGTCGCAGTATCAAGAGGCCCTTGCCGCGATCCCCGCTTTTGAGCGCCAGATCGCGCTGCAGGAGAATCTGCTCTCGATCCTGCTCGGCCGCAACCCCGCCCCGATCGTCCGAGGCCGAGCGCTAGCCCAACTCGCTATACCCGGGATCCCGGCCGGGCTGCCTTCGGCACTCCTCGAACGCCGGCCCGACATCGGTGCCGCCGAGCAGGATCTCATCGCGGCCAACGCCCAGATCGGCGTCGCCCGGTCGTTCTACTTCCCCACGATCTCGCTTACGAGCCTGCTGGGCACCGCCAGTGCCTCGCTCTCGAACTTGTTCACCGGACCGGCGAGCATCTGGGTACTGAGCGCCGCGGCCGCGGCGCCGCTCTTCACCTTCGGCAACATCGAGGGCCAGGTCCAGGCGGTCGAGGCCGCGCAACGGCAGGCCGTCGAACGCTATCGGCAGACGATCCAAGGCGCGTTTCGGGAGGTGAACGATGCGCTCATCGGCACGCAGAAGAGCCGCGAGGAGCTCATAGCGCGCGGCCTACGTGTTGCCGCACTCAAGGATTTTGCGCGGCTCTCCCAACAGCGGTTCGACGAGGGCGTGACGGGCTATCTCGAGGTTTTGGTCGCTCAGAACGATCTGTTCGACGCTGAGCTTCAACATGCCCAGATCCAAGCTGAAAGCCTCACCCAGCTCGTCAACGTCTACAAAGCCATGGGCGGCGGGTGGGTGCTGGAAGCGGAAAAGATCGCCCCCGCCGTACCTCGCCAAGGATGA